The genomic window TGGAGGCTGAAGGGCTGGTTCTACTGCTGCTCCTGGTCTTCACCTTCCAAGGTCAGTGGTGTCAGGGGGTCCTATGTGTTATCTGCTATTTTGTGGAGAGGGAGTCCATGTTACGTAGGCTCGTGTGGAGATGGAGTCCATGTTACGTAGGCTCGTGTGGAGATGGAGTCCATGTTACGTAGGCTCGTGTGGAGATGGAGTCCATGTTACGTAGGCTCGTGTGGAGATGGAGTCCATGTTCCCTCTATATCCACTCCTTGTTGATCAGCACTTTAACAGTCCTTCCTTCAGATATAACTGAGGTTGTTTAATGGGATGGTGGAGGCAGAGAGTGTAATGTGGTGTATTATGATCTGCTTTGTATGTTCTTCTTCTATCTCTATCGGCCAGTGATAGAGCTGTGGCTTCCCATAGCCACCACAGGTTAATATATTATTAGGGAACAGCTTCCTCAATGCACGGCTTCTATGTTTTATTATACAGAGAGGAATGGGGATTTACAGTACCTCCAGATATAATAATAGAAGTTAGATTGTGACAATGTGATTTataggtgtaaaataataataagaacTCTGTTCTTgtagaatatctatctatctatctatctctctatctatctcctatctatctatctatctatctatctatctatctatctcctatctatctatctatctatctatctatctatctatctatctatctatctcctatctatctcctatctatctatctatctatctatctcctatctatctatctatctatctatctcctatctatctatctatctatctatagtatacagaaaaagtaaaaacaaaggcTTCAGCTAAAATCCATGAATTTATTTTCcacataaaaatttataaaaacagTATATGTTACATAATTCAAAAAATTACAAAAGATTACAAAATGGCGTCCTACAAATACACCGCCTACATAATAGTTGGTTAAAAACAACCAATAATCAGAGTCAATGGTATCTTTATATGTCTAATGAATAACAAAGGGCCTCCCAAACTAGGAATAAAACACAATTCTGGCCACTACTTGTAATCATAAATTTATCAGATCATATTGACTCACTCATGGCAGTGTGGTAGTACTTGACCCCTACGCACGTTTTGCGTGGCTATGCTTCCTCAGGGGTATCTGAGGTATCtgaggcccaccagagaaaatgatcctggggccccaccaatgaagaaccagtgagaaacaacatgccaGTCACAGTTTGTGcgggttctaaagctgggggtccCACTGCAGGGCTCTCCAGTCCTCCGGTGGGCCAATCTGACTAGTTATATCACTGATCAACCATAAGATCAAAATCACTAAGTACCTAAGGGTCGTATTAGACTTAGCGATGTAGTGATCATCCAGGGGGCCAAGTGAAGACAGAGGTTGTCTGCTGCTGTCGTCCCTATTACAAAGAGTGATAGCCAGCAGAATCATGCATGTCGACTGATCATGATTTTTTCACAGGTGCCATTACcccgaacgattatcggccacaaCGACTGGTAGTCGACCTAGTACGGccaataatcttttggtgtaatagggtcctaacacTGTTAGTCCAGCAGTATCTTGCTCCAAGACATTGGTAGCAGATCTTTTGAGGGTGAGGTCCGGTCTTCATGGATAGGGAATGTTTTTCCATCTCACAGATGATTGTTCAGATGGAGATCTGGGAAATTTGGAGACCAAGCCCTTGGTATGATCTCTCTGTCCTGTTCCTCATTCCTGAAAAATGTCTGCAGGGTGGCtggggcattatcctgctgaaactAAAACTGTTACCATTAGGGGGTTAGGACTtgagccccccatcccccaccgccaccccccacacactgctcttcttcccatagtgcatccatTACACACTCTCAGTCATCTACATGACGTgaactcatcagaccaggcacctTCTTCCACTGGTTCTTGGTCAAGTTCTGATGCTCATTTGCACATTGTAATGGACCGCAGGAAGCTGCACCCTATGTGATTTGAAACATTTCTATCATAGCTCCTCAACCTTCTTTATGGGCTCGGATGGGATGGGTTAACAGCTCCAGATTCATCAAGTAGCCTCTGTTTCCATGTTGTAGTTTTCAGTTATACTTTTGGTAGTGTTACTTTACCGGTCAGGTCCAGGAATTGGTCTGTGAGGAACCTATGAGGAGACCTGACACCTTCTCTTCAACCAGTTGTTTGTGCTTGATTCTTCTTCCCATAGAACTCAGTAGTGGTACCATTGAGTTGAGGATCTGGGGTGTATGAGCTCTATTGGAGTATAATTTATGCTCAATTTGCAACCTGAATATAAGATTATTGCAAGATtgagtactgagcaactgctcaaccagtaaGTGGTGGGAGGACATGGTGAGGTGGGttttacatataaaataaatggatttcaaaactggggcagacaggtatgCTGTGAACCATGAGGGAGAGAGTAATGCCCCGTAGGGGTTAGCTTAGCgatgtggctgctaggtgggtgtagaGTGACTTGGGCAAGGTAGCCTTGAGTGGCATCGTTACCCAACCCTGGTCGGACAGGCCCACGGTTCCACAAGTTTGAATAACCCAAGTGTACGCTGGTGTGCTGGTGTGAAATGCTAGTCAGAGTCCAGTGACTTAACCAGAATAAGGCTTGTTTACTTAGtgtttcagtgcaatacacaaaaaaTGTCACTTCAATAACTTCCGATACAGGTAGGAGACCGAAGAAGTGGTATTTTGTGAAATGGAAGACagtagagtagaggagcatcttgagggccctgtaaaggtagcaatgtactctgccgggatagcgtaGCTGTGAGTagtagaggagaagagaagatactcatactcatttttactgaccgcctaatgccctacagtgtcggggttCCCGTCCTGACAGGGTGgtatgaggtcccaggtccctgcgctgggtgaagcagacttcccAAACCTTTCCAGTATAGCCATGCGTTACGCAGTGGAATACATAGGCTAACTGCAACTTTGTTCCACTTAGGGCAGTGCCTAACTGGAAACAGGTCAACCTACAAGAAAGACAAAGTGTGTTGGAACACTGCTCCCCACTTTTAAGCTCATAAGGCAGAACGTCCTGGAGAGGTCTTTTTGGTATGGCGTTGTTGTAGTGTCTCACCACAGGTGTTTTCCTAAGTTCTTGAACCACCCAGGTAAAGTTACTCTCTCAGGTGTAACACCAAGTGCTGGTTTATTGTCCTGGAACAGGTCCACTAAGCTTTAACACACCTGAGCAAAGTACCTCTGTCTGGTATGGCACAAGGGGGATGAAGAAAAAGTTGTgtatttttccccactaggtgtcactgtcattactaTATCTGTATTATTCTAAGCAGAGTTAAAGGAAGCAAAGTGTTGTATGCCACACATTTATTTCTAGCCTATTACAGGTGCAGGTGTTTTTCCCTCTTTACTCTACCCTATCTCAACTCTCCTTTCTTTGCACTACCTATCTCAACTCTCCTTTCTTTGCACTACACAGCCCCACTAATCACCAGTTAGTTTAGTTAGCCCCTATAAAAGGGAAGTTAGTTCCTGGTGAGAGGAGTCTTCTAATTAGTGAGTGGGAAAGGAAGAAGGAGTTTCTGATGCaattaagccagggcctggcttaggccaggattTTTGTCAGGGACCACAAGCAAGTCAGGAGTCTCTGGTTAGTCAGTAGATGAAGTAGGCAGAAACAGAACAAAGTAACAGCGTTTTTATGcaagccaccacagctagcatacaGTGCTAGACAGCCACAGGAGAAAGTCGTCCTCTTGAGGACCACATTGTCCACGCCGGGGATACCTCTAAAGGGGCAGGGTAGTAATCTATACAAGAtcaggtactgaccccagtagcgCAAAGCTGCAGTTAGCCTACATATACTACTGCGCAATGCACAGCTATTCCAGGAAATCTTGGGAAGTCTGCTACTCCTAGTTAACAAAGGCTTAGGGCtagtactaccctagcaggacgagTATTTGGACACTATAGAGCAGAACGGCGATCAGACACTAGTCTATATGTGAGCatgagtattctcttcttctacttCTGATCTCTACTATCCCTGGCAAGTATACtgctacattggacaaggcccttaAGACGCAGACCCCTCTCTTCTTCTAAGCACCTCTACAACTACTACTTCAACTGTTCTCTACTGGCACCTCAGTACTTTTAAGTCAAGTCAAGCTGATATATGTATCTATTGCACTGGATGGTATTCTATGTAGTCTtctcttgtattgcactgaattcTTCAAGTAAACTGTTCCattgtttaagtgctggactctggcCTATTTTTGCACGCACCCGCTCTTACACTCACACCTACACTTGGGTTTTTTTCCCTTCAAGCACAGTGCCCGTTTGTCTGGGGTGGTTcgtaacaccactcctggccacagtgacaagtgcccaagtgaccctacacccacaaaGCTGCCACAAGACCACAAAAGCTACCCTGGCACACGCCACTGGTAACTGTGTATccctctccagccactaggtgtctcacttgccCCTGGGTGCAGCTGCAGTATACAAGGTTTAGCTATGTTTTGTATGCTATTTAACTACAGGTGCAGACACTCTGTACACCTCTTTTCTCTCACTctcacttcctgtcacaccaccctatataagATAGGTGCTTCCTGTCAGGAGGGAGTCTACTGTCAgtcttaagtagagatgagcgagtagtaaaatatttaaaAGTTTGAATTCGATACAAATACACTCCAAAGACATTATGACCTCTATGTGGAGTGGAAAAACacaaggaaaccttctttcctctacattagcatggacagaaagttACATGTTTAGCAAAAGAAAAATGTTCctacacccctttaaatcatgttgcctatgacaaccacagatggcataggcaaggaggAAATGAAACAGCACCCGCTGccaactgtcattgtgtgtgtgtgagatgtggtcagacatgtcctctttaaattttgaaagtcatCTGGCACTTCCTTATgcccattattaggctatgttcccactatgtaagagaccggccgttccgtgaccccatcaacgcgcgcccgcatcagaacctcccacagcacataatgaagcaatgcttcattgtgtgaactgacagggtttcctactgccgcaattcattgaattgcggttcagggaagaaaaattcattgaattgcacccgcagaaaactgacatgtcagttatttgcggcgccacgcgggatcctggccggagggtatacgatgtgtatacgctctggctgggatcccataggacaataggctatgttcccctccgcacaaagtacggtGATTGTTGCCGACGGCAACATTGGccctacttttacgtagtgtgaacatagccttacacataaaggggtgtgggTCTCTTGAGAACCTTCCAAGAAAGGAGTGAGAGGCCCTTTAGATAAGCTCTTCAAAATTAATTTTAAGgctcttgaggtgagccctccaaaaatgccCAGAGCACAGTAAAGTGTACTGCgacaatttttagtttttttttttttttatgcagcgcAGAGCGCAATAACATGTCCTGTGACAATTTGGATTTTACATTAAATAGGCCAACACAGGTGTATACAAGAAaattatacactgcctgtctgtcTAAGTAGCTGATGTCCTGGAAGCCTATGCACTGTATGGACGGAGCTGTATGCTGTGCTGTGAAGTAGCCCCAAGAAAGGCTTTGGGAGTCTTGCCTGCCTAAAATCTGTGAAAATCctctgtccctactccaagattTATCCTTGAAATTACCCTGCAATAATTAGAATGTAGGAGcaaatagatgcccccccccccccacacacacacttattggCGAGAAAAAAGGCACCAGGCAAGGTGGGAGGAGAGAAAAAATTTTCAGACGTATGCTTGATTGCAAAAgagtatttcgaatagtgtagTATTTGATTGCATATCTACTTGATGATCAAGTgttacttgctcatctctagtcttaaaggggtactccggcgggaggGAATTCTTTTCCCGGGGATGAGGTAGCTCAGGGaaacgatgtccactcacctccccggttccagcggcaggttccacattgcggcgctccggtccccggtcttCCTTGTGTCTGACGCCTGGTGTCTGAAAAACTAAGGAAGGTtgaattggtgtcgcaaaaaaaaggggggcttatgtgggtctatagatgaaaaatgcaagtgctatggccttttaaacaagaagaggaaaaaaattaaagagcaaaaaaggggttaaaaaataaacatctttttttaattaaataacaTTGAGCATAAATAAATACTAAATAAAGATAATTTCCTTCTGCAACTTTGTTTTTCTATTTGTCAATAAATCCATTGTACATTTTAGTCTATTAATATGATGTCTGTTCCAACAGGAGAAGCTTCTGATAAGAaagaggagacatactgtacGGCACAGCGAGGCTCCATCATGGTGGAGGAGAACGGCTCCGTGACTATTCCTTGTAACTTCACTCATCCAAAGCTAAAGTCCAGCTCTGAGGAGGTGAGAGTGTCCTGGAGACGGGGGACAAATCGATGCGGAAATGGAGAATTCATATATAATCACACAGGAGGCCGGACCCATCAGAACTATACAGGAAGAATATCATCGGTGAGAAATCCTTCAGAGAGAACGGCAGCCATTACTATAAATAATCTGAGGAGGACGGATGGTCCCATGTTCTGCTGTAGAATCGAGATATCTAAGGAGTCAAAATACATAGAAGGATGGCAGAACCAACATGGCACGCAGATACAGTTTACAGGTACAGTACTGAGCGGTATTATTCTATATAGATCAAATCTTATCACCCTGCAgaaggaggagactcatagctccatctatctgtatcaccctgcaggaggaggagactcatagctccttctatctgtatccccctgcaggaggaggaggaggagactcatagctccttctatctgtatcaccctgcagggggaggagactcatagctccttctatctgtatcaccctgcagggggaggaggaggagactcatagctccatctatctgtatcaccctgcaggaggaggagactcatagctctatctatctgtatcaccctgcaggaggaggaggagactcatagctccttctatctgtatcaccctgcaggaggaggaggaacagactcatagctccttctatctgtatcaccctgcaggaggaggagactcatagctccttctatctgtatcaccctgcaggaggaggagactcatagctctatctatctgtatcaccctgcaggaggaggagactcatagctccttctatctgtatcaccctgcaggaggaggagacttatagctccatctatctgtatcaccctgcaggaggaggaggagactcatagctccttctatctgtatcaccctgcaggaggaggaggagactcatagctccttttatctgtatcaccctgcaggaggaggaggaggagactcatagctccttctatctgtatcaccctgcaggaggaggaggagactcatagctccttctatctgtatcaccctgccggaggaggagactcatagcttcatctatctgtatcaccctgcaggaggaggagactcatagctccttctatctgtatcaccctgcaggaggaggaggaggagactcatagctccttctatctgtatccccctgcaggaggaggaggaggagactcatagctctatctatctgtatcaccctgcaggaggaggagactcatagctccttctatctgtatcaccctgcaggaggaggagactcatagctctatctatctgtatcaccctgcaggaggaggaggagactcatagctccttctatctgtatcaccctgcaggaggaggaggaacagactcatagctccttctatctgtatcaccctgcaggaggaggagactcatagctccttctatctgtatcaccctgcaggaggaggagactcatagctctatctatctgtatcaccctgcaggaggaggagactcatagctctatctatctgtatcaccctgcaggaggaggaggagactcatagctccttctatctgtatcaccctgcaggaggaggagacttatagctccatctatctgtatcaccctgcaggaggaggaggagactcatagctccttctatctgtatcaccctgcaggaggaggaggagactcatagctccttttatctgtatcaccctgcaggaggaggaggaggagactcatagctccttctatctgtatcaccctgcaggaggaggaggagactcatagctccttctatctgtatcaccctgccggaggaggagactcatagcttcatctatctgtatcaccctgcaggaggaggagactcatagctccttctatctgtatccccctgcaggaggaggaggaggaggaggaggagactcatagctccttctatctgtatcaccctgcaggaggaggaggaggaggagactcatagctccttctatctgtatcaccctgcaggagaaggaggaggaggaggagactcatagctccttctatctgtatcaccctgcaggaggaggaggaggaggagactcatagctccatctatctTTATCACCCTGCAGGCGGAGGAGGAGActtatagctccttctatctgtatcaccctgcaggaggaggagactcatagctccttctatctgtatcaccctgcaggaggaggaggagactcatagctccttctatctgtatcaccctgcaggaggaggagactcatagctccttctatctgtatcaccctgcaggaggaggagactcatagctccttctatctgtatcaccctgcaggaggaggaggagactcatagctccttctatctgtatcaccctgcaggaggaggaggagactcatagctccttctatctgtatcaccctgcaggaggaggagactcatagcttcatctatctgtatcaccctgcaggaggaggaggaggagactcatagctccttctatctgtatcaccctgcaggaggaggaggagactcatagctccttctatctgtatcaccctgcaggaggaggaggagactcatagctccttctatctgtatcaccctgcaggaggaggaggagactcatagctccttctatctgtatcaccctgcaggaggaggaggagactcatagctccttctatctgtatcaccctgcaggaggaggaggagactcatagctccttctatctgtatcaccctgcaggaggaggaggagactcatagctccatctatctgtatcaccctgcaggaggaggagaaaacttatagctccttctatctgtatcaccctgcaggaggaggagactcatagctccttctatctgtatcaccctgcaggaggaggaggagactcatagctccttctatctgtatcatcctgcaggaggaggaggaggagactcatagctccttctatctgtatcaccctgcaggaggaggagacacatagctccttctatctgcatcaccctgaaggaggaggaggaggagactcatagctccttctatctgtatcaccctgcaggaggaggagactcatagctccttctatctgtatcaccctgcaggaggaggaggagactcatagctccatctatctgtatcaccctgcaggaggaggagactcatagcttcatctatctgtatcaccctgcaggaggaggaggaggaggaggagactcatagctccttctatctgtatcaccctgcaggaggaggaggaggagactcatagctccttctatctgtatcaccctgcaggaggaggagactcatagctccttctatctgtatcaccctgcaggaggaggaggagacccatagctccttctatctgtatcaccctgcaggaggaggggaagactcataactccttctatctgtatcaccctgcaggaggaggaggaggaggaggagacttatagctccttctatctgtatcaccctgcaggaggaggaggaggaggaggaggaggagactcatagctccttctatctgtatcaccctgcaggaggaggaggagacacatagctccttctatctgtattaccctgcaggaggaggaggagacttatagctccttctatctgtatcaccctgcaggaggaggaggagactcatagctccatctatctgtatcaccctgcaggaggaggaggaggagactcatagctccatctatctgtatcaccctgcaggaggaggagacacatagctccttctatctgtatcaccctgcaggaggaggaggagacacatagctccatctatctgtatcaccctgcaggaggaggaggggacacatagcttctatctgtatcaccctgcaggaggaggaggagactcatagctccttctatctgtatcaccctgcaggaggaggaggaggaggaggaggaggaggaggagactcatagctccttctatctgtatcaccctgcaggaggaggaggaggagactcatagctccttctatctgtatccccctgcaggaggaggaggaggagactcatagctccttctatctgtatcaccctgcaggaggaggaggagactcatagctccttctatctgtatcaccctgcaggaggaggaggagactccaTTTTAACTATATCATCTTATTTCTTACAGATGAGTTCTCAGTAGAACAGGTGGATGTGGTTCCGGCCATTGTCGGAGAAGACATCACGATACCGTGTTTAGTTCATTATAAGGACCCCACAACTATAGAATCAGTCACCTGGACTATGGGAAGCAGTGATCTGTGTGTGGAGAATAATGATGAAATTTATACTGGGAAGGAGAAGTCACTCGCTATAGGACAGTGGTCGGTGGTGAATTTTCCTCAGGATCTGTCATTAAGAATAACTGGAGTGAGAGCGGAGGACAACAAGAAATACTGCTGCAAAGTGAAGCTAAA from Dendropsophus ebraccatus isolate aDenEbr1 chromosome 1, aDenEbr1.pat, whole genome shotgun sequence includes these protein-coding regions:
- the LOC138769970 gene encoding sialic acid-binding Ig-like lectin 12 isoform X7 — its product is MEAEGLVLLLLLVFTFQGEASDKKEETYCTAQRGSIMVEENGSVTIPCNFTHPKLKSSSEEVRVSWRRGTNRCGNGEFIYNHTGGRTHQNYTGRISSVRNPSERTAAITINNLRRTDGPMFCCRIEISKESKYIEGWQNQHGTQIQFTDEFSVEQVDVVPAIVGEDITIPCLVHYKDPTTIESVTWTMGSSDLCVENNDEIYTGKEKSLAIGQWSVVNFPQDLSLRITGVRAEDNKKYCCKVKLKLMNNNVSPLRSTQVTPAAATDRTLAVVQPETALPDSDGSATLRCSFTPQSYAAFLGTDVFWRAGSPRGVYAYHPSPAMIDHRYRGRTELRGSADLYIKGVTHADNTTYYCFVMVKYCVSNKTSSIIQYGIGTKLEVKDTFMDDFRKGDNNTLVYAVVAVLIAVIILCAVIIIILKTKGVICKKHSGRTNTKGLHTKGLLQCSSNGSRGVGRSSLCTSKRVLLTTDDKQWEKGE
- the LOC138769970 gene encoding sialic acid-binding Ig-like lectin 12 isoform X9, yielding MEAEGLVLLLLLVFTFQGEASDKKEETYCTAQRGSIMVEENGSVTIPCNFTHPKLKSSSEEVRVSWRRGTNRCGNGEFIYNHTGGRTHQNYTGRISSVRNPSERTAAITINNLRRTDGPMFCCRIEISKESKYIEGWQNQHGTQIQFTDEFSVEQVDVVPAIVGEDITIPCLVHYKDPTTIESVTWTMGSSDLCVENNDEIYTGKEKSLAIGQWSVVNFPQDLSLRITGVRAEDNKKYCCKVKLKLMNNNVSPLRSTQVTPAAATDRTLAVVQPETALPDSDGSATLRCSFTPQSYAAFLGTDVFWRAGSPRGVYAYHPSPAMIDHRYRGRTELRGSADLYIKGVTHADNTTYYCFVMVKYCVSNKTSSIIQYGIGTKLEVKEQIPRDSIPRASSSAPPMAQEESGGVLYAHLNVSSLQQTTNNGRKGSKPEDDSQVLYAAVKTTIAPQDIYSTVNK
- the LOC138769970 gene encoding sialic acid-binding Ig-like lectin 12 isoform X10 yields the protein MEAEGLVLLLLLVFTFQGEASDKKEETYCTAQRGSIMVEENGSVTIPCNFTHPKLKSSSEEVRVSWRRGTNRCGNGEFIYNHTGGRTHQNYTGRISSVRNPSERTAAITINNLRRTDGPMFCCRIEISKESKYIEGWQNQHGTQIQFTDEFSVEQVDVVPAIVGEDITIPCLVHYKDPTTIESVTWTMGSSDLCVENNDEIYTGKEKSLAIGQWSVVNFPQDLSLRITGVRAEDNKKYCCKVKLKLMNNNVSPLRSTQVTPAAATDRTLAVVQPETALPDSDGSATLRCSFTPQSYAAFLGTDVFWRAGSPRGVYAYHPSPAMIDHRYRGRTELRGSADLYIKGVTHADNTTYYCFVMVKYCVSNKTSSIIQYGIGTKLEVKGVICKKHSGRTNTKGLHTKGLLQCSSNGSRGVGRSSLCTSKRVLLTTDDKQWEKGE
- the LOC138769970 gene encoding sialic acid-binding Ig-like lectin 12 isoform X6; this encodes MEAEGLVLLLLLVFTFQGEASDKKEETYCTAQRGSIMVEENGSVTIPCNFTHPKLKSSSEEVRVSWRRGTNRCGNGEFIYNHTGGRTHQNYTGRISSVRNPSERTAAITINNLRRTDGPMFCCRIEISKESKYIEGWQNQHGTQIQFTDEFSVEQVDVVPAIVGEDITIPCLVHYKDPTTIESVTWTMGSSDLCVENNDEIYTGKEKSLAIGQWSVVNFPQDLSLRITGVRAEDNKKYCCKVKLKLMNNNVSPLRSTQVTPAAATDRTLAVVQPETALPDSDGSATLRCSFTPQSYAAFLGTDVFWRAGSPRGVYAYHPSPAMIDHRYRGRTELRGSADLYIKGVTHADNTTYYCFVMVKYCVSNKTSSIIQYGIGTKLEVKGVICKKHSGREDVRYLTSDIALKDRNPSDNEQIPRDSIPRASSSAPPMAQEESGGVLYAHLNVSSLQQTTNNGRKGSKPEDDSQVLYAAVKTTIAPQDIYSTVNK